Part of the Spiroplasma sp. BIUS-1 genome, GAAAAATTTACTGGAAGAAGTGGAAAATATGTACCTGTTGCAGATACAATTAGTTCTTTTGATTCAATCTTAAAAGGTGAGTTAGATCATATACCAGAAGTATTGTTCATGTATGCCGGTTCTGTTCAAGAAGTTATTGATAGATATAATGAGAAAAAATAATAATGGAATTAACTAAATTAAAAATAATAACACCAGATGGTGTTTATATAGATGATTTAAAAGTTGAATCTGTTAGTGTAAGAACAGCTGATGGTCAAATAACTATATATGCAAATCACTCTCCAATAGTTTCAACATTGTTGATAGGTGATATGAAGTATGAAGTTAATGGAAGTACCAAATATATTCATTTACATAGAGGAATTTTACAAGTTTCTAGAGAACAAGTAAAAATATTAACTCAAAGATTATATGAAGTCGATGAAAGAGGACAAAGATTAAAAAAATAACTTGCAAGAGTTATTTTTTTATTTTAAAACAAAAAAGCAGAACTATGAAGTTGCCTCAAGTTCTGCTTTTCTTTTTTCTCTATATGCTAATTGTTTTTGAACCTTAT contains:
- a CDS encoding F0F1 ATP synthase subunit epsilon gives rise to the protein MELTKLKIITPDGVYIDDLKVESVSVRTADGQITIYANHSPIVSTLLIGDMKYEVNGSTKYIHLHRGILQVSREQVKILTQRLYEVDERGQRLKK